The Mixta hanseatica genome includes a region encoding these proteins:
- a CDS encoding FAD-binding oxidoreductase: protein MKDQLIHDLKKHIAGEVKTGRAAGQSLQGGLWNGAAEVSAAVAVSCLNVSDIQNAVRIAAEHALPVSTLGGGHDWFRRAIASEGITLDLRNMRHTAANPAQGTLTVAGGADVKNAVDALPEGFALVTGVSTQVGLAGLALGGGYGKLNARFGLVTDNLKSANVVLADGSCVTASQEENPDLFWALRGAGKNFAVLTSAEFFIHRLAPVLSATVFVELRSARESLRNLQEILDESDDRLSVFSTFAMLPGKGFGLILEPLWTGDEATGEKYLNALSSVAGANVVKKAWLDYRLTYDDAGDRSSWPKGRGYQMDAFNLDSLTDEVTDALLDCCHRMPPGQNCIMLHDFHGQAARTDAEATAFHLRRNHFNMQVVASWQQPEEAIKGQRWLHEMQKIMLPLSASSAYPAVIGPESYHRARAFYGNALEKLTALKSKFDRQDRFNADYGLFATPARER from the coding sequence ATGAAAGACCAACTTATTCACGATTTAAAAAAGCACATCGCAGGTGAAGTAAAAACAGGCAGAGCGGCGGGCCAAAGTCTACAAGGCGGCCTGTGGAACGGCGCTGCAGAAGTCAGCGCGGCGGTTGCAGTCAGCTGTTTAAATGTATCTGACATCCAGAATGCGGTGCGTATTGCCGCTGAGCATGCGCTCCCGGTTTCGACGCTGGGTGGTGGTCATGACTGGTTCAGACGAGCAATCGCCTCAGAAGGCATTACCCTTGATCTGAGAAATATGCGGCACACTGCGGCTAACCCTGCGCAGGGCACGCTTACCGTTGCCGGCGGAGCAGACGTAAAAAATGCCGTTGATGCCTTGCCAGAAGGCTTCGCCCTCGTCACTGGCGTAAGTACCCAGGTCGGGCTGGCCGGGCTGGCGCTGGGTGGAGGTTACGGAAAACTTAACGCCCGCTTTGGCCTGGTAACGGATAACCTTAAAAGCGCGAACGTCGTGCTGGCGGACGGCTCCTGCGTAACGGCCAGTCAGGAAGAAAATCCTGACCTGTTTTGGGCGCTGCGGGGCGCCGGTAAAAACTTTGCTGTGCTCACCTCAGCCGAATTTTTCATTCATCGCCTGGCGCCGGTACTTTCCGCCACCGTTTTTGTCGAACTGCGCAGCGCTCGTGAAAGCCTGAGAAATCTACAGGAAATTCTTGATGAATCAGACGATCGGCTAAGCGTATTTTCAACCTTTGCCATGCTACCGGGCAAAGGGTTTGGTCTGATCCTGGAACCGCTGTGGACCGGCGATGAAGCCACAGGCGAAAAATATCTTAATGCGCTTTCATCCGTAGCCGGCGCCAACGTGGTTAAAAAAGCGTGGCTGGATTACCGGCTGACTTATGATGATGCAGGTGACCGATCCTCCTGGCCTAAAGGACGAGGCTATCAAATGGATGCCTTTAACCTGGACAGTCTTACCGACGAAGTGACTGACGCCCTACTTGACTGCTGTCATCGCATGCCCCCAGGGCAAAACTGCATCATGCTGCATGATTTTCACGGTCAGGCCGCGCGTACAGATGCAGAGGCCACCGCGTTTCACCTGCGTCGCAATCACTTTAATATGCAGGTGGTGGCCAGCTGGCAACAGCCTGAAGAAGCAATCAAAGGGCAACGGTGGCTTCATGAGATGCAGAAAATTATGCTACCGCTGAGCGCCAGCAGTGCTTATCCGGCGGTTATTGGGCCAGAGAGCTATCACCGCGCTCGTGCCTTTTACGGCAATGCGCTTGAAAAGCTAACGGCGTTGAAAAGCAAATTTGACAGGCAAGACCGTTTTAATGCGGATTACGGTCTGTTTGCAACGCCCGCCCGCGAAAGGTGA
- a CDS encoding Gfo/Idh/MocA family protein: MINGIKPLGHSLRWGMVGGGGTSQIGYIHRSAAQRDSTFTLLAGAFDIDAERGLAFGTALGVQPERCYPDYESMFAAEAAREDGIQAVSVATPNNTHFAICRAALQAGLHVVCEKPLCFTTEEADELERLSAEKNKIIGVTYGYAGHQLIHQAREMVTAGELGEIRIVNMQFAHGFHNEAVELQNPSTRWRVDPRFVGPSYVLGDLATHPLFIAETMVPDLQVKRLLCARQSFIESRAPLEDNAYVLMEFANGAVGSMWASAVNSGSMHSQKIRIVGAKASLEWWDEQPNQLRYEVQGEPVRILERGMGYLNARALEEDRISGGHAEGLFEAWSNLYRRFALAMDATDRGDTTFLRDFWYPDVHAGLAGVRWVENCVRSADAGSVWVEC, encoded by the coding sequence ATGATTAATGGTATCAAACCTCTCGGACACTCACTGCGCTGGGGCATGGTGGGCGGCGGCGGAACCAGCCAGATTGGCTATATTCACCGCTCGGCGGCGCAGCGTGATAGTACCTTCACGCTACTGGCCGGCGCATTTGATATTGATGCCGAACGCGGCCTGGCTTTTGGCACCGCACTGGGTGTTCAGCCGGAGCGCTGTTATCCCGACTATGAAAGCATGTTTGCAGCGGAAGCCGCGCGGGAAGATGGCATCCAGGCCGTTTCTGTCGCCACGCCGAATAACACGCATTTTGCTATTTGCCGGGCGGCGCTACAGGCTGGCCTGCATGTGGTATGCGAAAAACCGTTGTGTTTCACCACCGAGGAAGCCGATGAGCTTGAGCGTTTAAGCGCAGAAAAAAATAAGATTATCGGCGTAACATATGGCTACGCGGGCCACCAGCTGATTCATCAGGCGCGGGAAATGGTAACGGCAGGCGAGCTGGGCGAGATACGGATTGTTAATATGCAGTTTGCCCACGGCTTTCATAATGAAGCGGTAGAGTTGCAGAATCCCAGCACCCGCTGGCGCGTCGATCCTCGCTTTGTTGGCCCCAGCTATGTACTGGGCGATCTGGCTACGCATCCTCTATTTATCGCGGAAACCATGGTGCCCGATCTGCAGGTTAAACGTCTGCTATGCGCTCGTCAGAGCTTTATCGAGAGCCGCGCGCCGCTGGAGGATAACGCATACGTACTGATGGAATTTGCCAATGGCGCAGTGGGTAGCATGTGGGCTTCTGCGGTCAACAGTGGTTCCATGCATAGTCAAAAGATCCGCATCGTGGGGGCCAAAGCCAGCCTGGAGTGGTGGGATGAACAGCCCAATCAGCTGCGCTATGAAGTTCAGGGCGAGCCTGTGCGCATCCTTGAGCGCGGCATGGGTTATCTTAATGCGCGAGCGCTGGAGGAGGATCGGATTAGCGGCGGCCATGCGGAAGGGCTATTTGAAGCCTGGTCGAATCTCTATCGTCGTTTCGCGCTGGCGATGGACGCCACGGATCGCGGTGATACGACGTTTCTCCGTGATTTCTGGTATCCGGATGTCCATGCAGGTCTGGCGGGGGTCCGCTGGGTAGAAAATTGCGTACGTTCAGCGGATGCCGGATCGGTGTGGGTGGAGTGTTGA
- a CDS encoding MmcQ/YjbR family DNA-binding protein yields MKREALFSYAREHFNAEPEYLWSNLPGYAVLRHHDGSKWFGIVMEVPGTKLGLNTEEKVDILDVKVRPEHIGSLRQKEGILPAYHMNKEHWISVLLSGPLSAQEIQQLLADSHALTS; encoded by the coding sequence GTGAAGAGAGAAGCCTTATTCAGCTACGCGCGGGAACACTTTAATGCCGAACCGGAGTATCTCTGGAGTAACCTGCCGGGCTATGCCGTGCTTCGTCATCACGACGGCAGCAAATGGTTTGGCATCGTGATGGAGGTGCCCGGTACAAAGCTGGGTCTCAACACGGAAGAGAAAGTCGATATTCTTGATGTAAAAGTCAGGCCGGAACATATCGGGTCGCTGCGGCAAAAAGAGGGTATCCTGCCTGCTTACCATATGAATAAAGAGCACTGGATCAGCGTGCTGCTTTCTGGTCCGCTATCGGCGCAGGAAATACAGCAACTGCTGGCGGACAGCCATGCGTTAACCTCCTGA
- a CDS encoding RidA family protein, giving the protein MTERETIFPTSRHALYEQHGYSAAIRSGDLLFVSGQVGSREDGSPEPDFAAQVRLAFENLRLTLQAAGCGFDDLVDVTTFHTDPENQFATIMAVKQAIFPQAPYPNWTAVGVTWLAGFDFEIKVIARIPPGKQ; this is encoded by the coding sequence ATGACGGAACGCGAAACGATTTTCCCGACCAGTCGCCATGCTCTGTATGAACAGCACGGCTATTCAGCGGCCATTCGATCGGGTGATTTGCTGTTTGTCTCCGGACAAGTAGGCAGCCGTGAAGATGGCTCACCGGAGCCGGACTTTGCCGCACAGGTCAGGCTGGCGTTTGAGAACCTGCGTTTAACGCTGCAGGCCGCAGGCTGTGGTTTTGATGATTTGGTGGATGTCACCACCTTTCATACCGATCCTGAGAATCAGTTTGCCACCATCATGGCGGTTAAACAGGCGATCTTTCCCCAGGCGCCCTACCCAAACTGGACGGCGGTAGGCGTTACCTGGCTTGCCGGTTTCGATTTTGAAATAAAAGTCATCGCCCGGATACCGCCAGGCAAGCAGTAA
- a CDS encoding TetR/AcrR family transcriptional regulator: MAVGRRAEMMEENRNKLIAAARKAFAEKGFAAASMDDLTASVGLTRGALYHNFGDKRGLLAAVVAQVDSEMAQRAKEIASTAEAGWDRLLAEGIAYIKMALDAEVQRIVLLDGPAFLGDPSGWPSQNACFDATRSAVAELIARDVLRPVEVDAAARLLNGAALNAALWVAAAQEPEIKLPKAIEVFVLMAEGLRL, from the coding sequence ATGGCTGTTGGACGTCGTGCTGAGATGATGGAAGAGAACAGAAACAAACTTATCGCCGCGGCGCGCAAAGCCTTTGCGGAAAAAGGGTTTGCCGCCGCCTCGATGGATGATTTAACGGCCAGCGTCGGGCTGACCCGCGGCGCGCTGTATCATAATTTCGGCGACAAGCGCGGCCTGTTGGCGGCGGTCGTGGCGCAGGTGGATAGTGAAATGGCGCAGCGGGCAAAAGAGATTGCCAGTACTGCCGAAGCGGGCTGGGATCGTTTATTGGCGGAAGGCATTGCCTATATCAAAATGGCGCTTGATGCAGAAGTTCAGCGCATTGTATTACTGGATGGCCCCGCGTTTTTGGGCGATCCATCAGGCTGGCCAAGCCAGAATGCCTGTTTTGACGCTACCCGTAGCGCCGTGGCGGAGTTGATTGCACGTGACGTATTAAGGCCGGTTGAGGTGGATGCGGCAGCCCGGTTGCTTAACGGCGCGGCGCTAAATGCGGCGTTGTGGGTCGCCGCTGCGCAAGAGCCTGAAATAAAACTGCCCAAAGCGATCGAGGTCTTTGTTCTTATGGCGGAGGGGCTGCGCCTTTAA
- a CDS encoding MFS transporter, with the protein MAFATWREAFLFIPLIGLVILVAQLIIGTRKNHQKVNAWIINNQMTPPVTESLNHQVETSSVWSNAASCLKNRNCQLAILLIFGFTWAEMGIANFLTLQLTCEVGLDLSTAAVISGASGLTGWIGQILWGSFSDVKGRKRSLGIIISGWILAAALCMFIHSATLAWAILILWGLFRNSPYPVAYALLIDSSPRAAASSMGLMIGLAVGIAGILVAPVSGWIISSYGFTAHYLVIVAVLLISCAPLWFIKETVKVNKA; encoded by the coding sequence TTGGCATTCGCTACCTGGCGCGAAGCTTTTTTATTTATCCCGCTTATCGGTCTGGTGATCCTTGTCGCCCAGCTGATCATCGGCACGCGTAAAAATCATCAAAAAGTCAACGCGTGGATTATTAACAACCAAATGACGCCGCCTGTTACCGAATCTCTGAATCATCAGGTAGAAACATCTTCGGTTTGGTCTAACGCCGCTTCTTGTTTGAAAAACCGTAACTGTCAGCTCGCTATTCTGCTGATTTTTGGATTTACCTGGGCAGAGATGGGGATCGCTAACTTCCTGACACTGCAACTGACATGTGAAGTGGGCCTGGATCTGTCAACGGCTGCCGTTATTTCCGGGGCTTCTGGTTTAACCGGCTGGATTGGTCAGATTTTATGGGGCAGCTTTTCGGACGTAAAAGGGCGTAAACGTTCCCTGGGTATCATTATCTCTGGATGGATCCTGGCTGCTGCGTTATGCATGTTTATCCATTCCGCCACGCTTGCCTGGGCGATTCTGATCCTCTGGGGACTGTTTCGCAATTCACCCTATCCTGTCGCTTATGCTTTGCTGATCGATTCTTCTCCGCGCGCCGCCGCATCCAGCATGGGGCTGATGATCGGCCTGGCGGTAGGCATTGCCGGGATTCTGGTCGCGCCAGTTAGCGGCTGGATTATCTCCAGCTATGGCTTTACTGCTCACTATCTGGTTATTGTTGCAGTGCTGCTTATTTCATGCGCTCCGCTGTGGTTTATTAAAGAAACTGTAAAGGTAAATAAGGCCTGA
- a CDS encoding TIM barrel protein: MTISIANAPCSWGVDDPDNPYLPAWQKVLHEAAQAGYKSIELGPWGYLPVQADELSDALNRHGLSLVAGTIFDDLVSEQNFPAMVALTHNICRNLKTVPTAEKVHGKNTPPPYLVIIDFGNPERAALAGQPTKAPRLSSADWQTMMAHISALSEIAWKEYGVRPVIHPHAGGCIEYEDEIAQLVADIPHSVAGLCLDTGHLFYSGMEPIAALDKYWDRIDYLHFKDINASVWRDVIGGGVDFFSACAQGVMCPLGCGAINYPQIHEFLRQRHYQGWITIEQERDPRNADTSLRDVTASLQYLQSVGF; this comes from the coding sequence ATGACTATATCTATCGCAAATGCGCCCTGCAGTTGGGGGGTGGACGATCCTGACAATCCTTATTTACCCGCGTGGCAAAAAGTCCTGCATGAGGCCGCCCAGGCAGGCTACAAAAGTATCGAACTGGGTCCCTGGGGCTATCTGCCGGTGCAGGCGGATGAGTTGAGTGATGCGCTTAACAGGCACGGCCTTTCTTTGGTCGCCGGCACCATTTTTGACGATCTGGTCAGCGAACAGAATTTTCCGGCGATGGTGGCGCTTACCCATAATATTTGCCGCAACCTGAAAACCGTGCCCACCGCTGAGAAGGTTCATGGAAAGAATACGCCGCCCCCCTACCTGGTGATTATCGATTTTGGTAATCCGGAGCGGGCCGCTTTAGCGGGCCAGCCGACAAAAGCTCCCCGGCTCTCTTCCGCTGACTGGCAAACCATGATGGCGCATATCTCAGCGCTCAGTGAAATAGCGTGGAAAGAGTACGGCGTACGCCCGGTGATCCATCCCCATGCCGGTGGGTGTATAGAATATGAGGATGAAATTGCGCAACTGGTTGCGGATATCCCCCATTCCGTTGCCGGTCTCTGTCTGGATACCGGCCATCTCTTCTATTCCGGTATGGAGCCGATCGCTGCGCTCGATAAATATTGGGATCGTATTGATTACCTTCATTTCAAAGATATCAACGCCTCCGTGTGGCGGGACGTTATCGGTGGTGGCGTAGACTTTTTCTCCGCCTGTGCTCAGGGCGTTATGTGTCCGCTTGGCTGCGGGGCAATTAACTACCCGCAAATCCATGAATTTCTGCGGCAGCGTCATTATCAGGGCTGGATCACTATCGAGCAGGAAAGAGATCCGCGTAATGCGGACACCAGTCTGCGCGACGTCACGGCAAGCCTGCAATATCTGCAATCAGTTGGTTTTTAA
- a CDS encoding cyclase family protein produces MAGDGNYNCQLSLGDHCGTHVDAPAHFIDGGRTIEQIDVQQLTGRVTC; encoded by the coding sequence ATTGCTGGTGATGGCAACTATAACTGTCAACTTAGCCTTGGGGATCATTGTGGTACTCATGTGGATGCCCCGGCACACTTTATTGACGGGGGTAGAACCATTGAACAAATTGATGTCCAACAACTGACGGGGCGCGTTACCTGCTAA